A genomic window from Cupriavidus metallidurans CH34 includes:
- a CDS encoding OsmC family protein, which produces MECKVTWMGPEGMSFVAQTGSGHIVAMDGAPDGGGNNLAPRPMEMVLLGTGGCTAYDVVLILKRGRQDVRGCSVKLEAERAETDPKVFTKINFHFTVTGRNLDPGKVERAIELSHEKYCSASIMLAKTAEITHTTEIVEG; this is translated from the coding sequence ATGGAATGCAAAGTGACATGGATGGGCCCGGAGGGCATGAGCTTCGTAGCCCAGACCGGCAGCGGTCACATCGTGGCGATGGATGGCGCGCCTGACGGCGGCGGCAACAATCTGGCGCCCCGGCCCATGGAAATGGTGTTGCTGGGCACCGGCGGCTGCACGGCATATGACGTGGTGCTGATCCTCAAGCGTGGCCGCCAGGACGTGCGCGGTTGCAGCGTCAAGCTGGAAGCCGAGCGCGCCGAGACCGACCCGAAGGTGTTCACGAAGATCAATTTCCACTTCACCGTGACCGGTCGCAACCTGGATCCGGGCAAGGTCGAACGCGCGATCGAGCTGTCGCACGAGAAGTACTGCTCAGCCTCGATCATGCTGGCCAAGACGGCCGAGATCACGCACACGACGGAAATCGTCGAAGGCTGA
- the rplM gene encoding 50S ribosomal protein L13, which produces MKTFSAKPAEVKRDWYVIDATDKVLGRVASEVARRLRGKHKPEFTPHVDTGDFIIIVNAAKLRVTGTKEQDKKYYRHSGYPGGIYETTFGKMQQRFPGRALEKAVKGMLPKGPLGYAMIKKLKVYAEAEHPHSAQQPKVLEI; this is translated from the coding sequence ATGAAGACCTTTTCCGCCAAGCCTGCAGAGGTAAAGCGCGACTGGTACGTGATTGACGCGACGGACAAAGTCCTCGGCCGTGTTGCCAGCGAAGTGGCACGCCGACTGCGCGGCAAGCACAAGCCGGAATTCACTCCTCACGTCGATACTGGTGATTTCATCATCATCGTCAATGCGGCCAAGCTGCGCGTGACGGGTACCAAGGAACAGGACAAGAAGTACTACCGTCACTCGGGTTACCCGGGCGGTATCTACGAAACCACGTTCGGCAAGATGCAGCAGCGTTTCCCGGGTCGCGCCCTGGAAAAGGCTGTTAAGGGCATGCTGCCTAAGGGTCCGCTGGGCTACGCGATGATCAAGAAGCTGAAGGTTTATGCCGAAGCCGAACATCCGCATAGCGCACAGCAGCCCAAGGTGCTGGAAATCTAA
- the rpsI gene encoding 30S ribosomal protein S9, with protein sequence MIGNWNYGTGRRKSAVARVFIKSGKGDIIVNGKPIKEYFARETSLMIVRQPLELTAHAETFDIKVNVTGGGETGQAGAVRHGITRALIDYDATLKPTLSKAGYVTRDAREVERKKVGLHKARRRKQFSKR encoded by the coding sequence ATGATCGGTAACTGGAATTACGGTACTGGCCGCCGCAAGAGCGCCGTGGCTCGTGTCTTCATCAAGTCGGGCAAGGGCGATATCATCGTCAATGGCAAGCCCATCAAAGAGTACTTCGCTCGCGAAACCTCGCTGATGATCGTGCGCCAGCCGCTGGAGCTGACCGCTCACGCCGAAACGTTCGACATCAAGGTCAATGTGACCGGTGGTGGCGAAACCGGCCAGGCCGGTGCTGTCCGTCACGGCATCACCCGTGCCCTGATCGACTACGATGCCACGCTGAAGCCGACCCTGTCGAAGGCAGGCTACGTTACGCGTGACGCCCGTGAAGTCGAGCGTAAGAAGGTCGGTCTGCACAAGGCACGTCGCCGCAAGCAGTTCTCGAAGCGCTAA
- a CDS encoding DUF6776 family protein, which translates to MGVTYRPLRPRRGLRSHAAVIRQQRPWRVWVLVVALLLVGGALAAWMYEMGRRAGKPAVESFTDGSEKIAQLQQQLVDVTGERDRLRATANTAGAELQMARAAQERLAQQLKTAEADVGQLKEDLGFFESLLPATGDTSGIHVRSFRVALDEAQPRAVHYRLLAMQGGSKAFVEQPDFMGELQFTISAVRDGKPLTLTLPQPGDPPLPKVRLTHYQRIEGDLMVPQGAEVRAVMVRIVQNGQVRATQSATP; encoded by the coding sequence ATGGGCGTGACGTACCGGCCGCTGCGGCCGCGCCGCGGCTTGCGCTCGCATGCGGCGGTGATCCGCCAGCAACGGCCTTGGCGCGTCTGGGTACTTGTGGTCGCGCTGCTTCTGGTCGGGGGTGCGTTGGCGGCCTGGATGTATGAAATGGGCCGCCGCGCCGGCAAGCCGGCTGTCGAGTCGTTCACGGATGGCTCCGAAAAGATCGCGCAGCTGCAGCAGCAACTGGTCGATGTCACTGGAGAGCGTGATCGATTGCGGGCTACTGCGAATACTGCCGGAGCGGAGTTGCAGATGGCCCGTGCGGCACAGGAGCGGCTGGCCCAGCAGCTCAAGACCGCCGAAGCCGACGTCGGGCAGCTCAAGGAGGATCTTGGATTCTTCGAATCGTTGCTCCCGGCCACCGGGGACACCTCGGGCATCCACGTGCGGAGTTTCCGAGTCGCGTTGGACGAGGCCCAGCCGCGTGCCGTGCACTATCGGCTGCTTGCGATGCAAGGTGGGTCGAAGGCCTTCGTCGAGCAGCCGGATTTCATGGGTGAGCTACAGTTCACTATCTCGGCGGTTCGCGACGGCAAGCCGTTGACATTGACCTTGCCGCAGCCGGGAGATCCGCCGTTGCCAAAAGTGAGGCTTACGCATTACCAGCGCATCGAAGGCGATCTGATGGTTCCGCAGGGCGCTGAAGTACGTGCCGTCATGGTCCGCATCGTCCAGAACGGCCAAGTCCGTGCAACGCAGTCGGCTACGCCCTAG
- a CDS encoding bactofilin family protein, which translates to MLFSKKKGLSIDTLIGLGATIEGDVTFSGGLRLDGRVRGNVIAAEGKSSMLVISEKGLVEGEIRVDHLILNGTVTGPVHAAELLELQPHARVYGEVRYAALEMHQGAIVEGRLVPLTQTEVRALPNLAPSAEAKTDAPANDGEATASDQAADNDKAPEGAGVPA; encoded by the coding sequence ATGCTGTTTTCGAAGAAGAAAGGCCTGTCCATCGACACCCTGATCGGGCTGGGTGCCACGATCGAGGGCGATGTTACGTTTTCCGGGGGGCTTCGTCTCGATGGTCGGGTGCGTGGCAACGTGATAGCTGCCGAAGGCAAGTCGAGCATGCTCGTGATCAGCGAGAAGGGGCTTGTCGAGGGCGAGATCCGTGTGGACCACCTGATCCTGAACGGCACCGTGACCGGTCCGGTGCATGCTGCGGAGTTGCTCGAACTGCAGCCGCACGCGCGGGTGTATGGAGAGGTGCGCTACGCAGCGCTCGAAATGCATCAGGGCGCAATCGTCGAAGGTCGTCTTGTGCCGCTGACGCAAACCGAGGTGAGGGCGCTGCCGAACCTCGCTCCGTCCGCGGAAGCCAAGACTGACGCGCCGGCCAATGATGGCGAGGCGACGGCGTCGGACCAGGCAGCCGATAACGACAAGGCGCCGGAAGGCGCGGGCGTGCCGGCCTGA
- the erpA gene encoding iron-sulfur cluster insertion protein ErpA has protein sequence MNAVAEAPATEDVPAPFVFTDSAADKVKQLIEEEGNAELKLRVFVQGGGCSGFQYGFTFDEDVNEDDTTMVKNGVTLLIDSMSYQYLVGAEIDYKEDINGAQFVIKNPNASTTCGCGSSFSV, from the coding sequence ATGAACGCAGTCGCAGAGGCACCCGCAACCGAGGACGTGCCGGCACCGTTCGTCTTTACCGACAGCGCAGCCGACAAGGTCAAGCAGTTGATCGAGGAAGAGGGCAATGCCGAACTGAAGCTGCGCGTGTTTGTGCAGGGTGGCGGCTGCTCGGGCTTCCAGTACGGCTTCACCTTCGATGAAGATGTGAACGAAGACGACACCACGATGGTCAAGAACGGCGTCACGCTGTTGATTGACTCGATGAGCTACCAGTATCTGGTGGGCGCCGAGATCGACTACAAGGAAGACATCAACGGTGCGCAGTTCGTGATCAAGAACCCGAACGCATCGACCACCTGCGGTTGCGGTTCGTCGTTCTCGGTCTGA
- a CDS encoding anhydro-N-acetylmuramic acid kinase — protein MPASPQSSEMFIGLMSGTSMDGADGVLVDFSGAQPAVLAAAHTPFPAPLREAFGALQQPGDDEIHREALASNGLARVYADCVATLLRTASVTADRVAAIGAHGQTIRHRPGQYDGTGYTRQSQHPALLAELTGIDVVADFRSRDVAAGGQGAPLVPAVHAALFGAADETRVVCNIGGISNISILPAAGTGRPVTGFDCGPGNALLDDWIHRHRGTPYDDGGAWAASGKVDESLLDQMLAEPYFRALPPKSTGRDLFHPGWLQSLLDTYGNAQPQPVDIQATLATLTATAIAQDVQRYAPEARRLIVCGGGAHNDFVMTTMANQLPGVLVQTTGDFGVPVSQVEAIAFAWLARQCTRRAPGNVATVTGAAGPRVLGAIYPR, from the coding sequence ATGCCCGCCTCCCCGCAGTCCAGCGAGATGTTTATCGGCCTGATGTCCGGCACCTCCATGGACGGCGCGGACGGCGTGCTCGTCGACTTCTCCGGTGCACAGCCGGCGGTGCTGGCGGCCGCCCATACACCGTTCCCCGCGCCGCTGCGCGAGGCGTTTGGCGCCCTGCAGCAGCCCGGCGACGACGAGATCCATCGCGAAGCACTGGCATCGAACGGCCTGGCGCGCGTCTACGCCGATTGCGTGGCAACGTTGCTCCGGACGGCCAGTGTGACGGCCGACCGCGTGGCGGCCATCGGCGCGCACGGCCAGACGATCCGTCACCGGCCGGGCCAGTACGATGGCACTGGATATACCCGGCAGAGCCAGCACCCGGCGCTGCTGGCCGAACTGACGGGCATAGACGTGGTGGCTGACTTCCGCAGCCGCGATGTCGCCGCCGGCGGGCAAGGCGCGCCGCTGGTGCCCGCAGTACACGCCGCGCTGTTCGGCGCTGCCGACGAAACGCGTGTGGTCTGCAACATCGGCGGAATTTCGAACATCAGCATCCTGCCTGCGGCTGGCACCGGGCGCCCGGTGACGGGGTTCGACTGCGGCCCGGGCAATGCGCTGCTCGACGACTGGATTCATCGCCACCGTGGCACGCCATACGATGATGGTGGCGCGTGGGCGGCCAGTGGCAAAGTCGACGAAAGCCTGTTGGACCAGATGCTCGCCGAGCCCTACTTTCGCGCGTTGCCGCCCAAGAGCACCGGGCGCGACCTGTTTCATCCGGGCTGGCTGCAATCGCTGCTTGACACATATGGCAATGCCCAGCCGCAGCCGGTAGACATCCAGGCCACACTGGCCACGCTGACAGCCACGGCGATCGCCCAGGACGTGCAACGGTATGCGCCCGAGGCGCGACGGTTGATCGTATGTGGCGGCGGTGCGCACAACGACTTCGTCATGACGACGATGGCAAATCAGTTACCGGGTGTGTTGGTGCAGACGACGGGCGATTTCGGCGTGCCAGTGTCGCAAGTGGAAGCCATTGCGTTCGCATGGCTGGCACGGCAGTGCACGCGCCGCGCACCTGGCAACGTGGCCACCGTCACCGGTGCGGCGGGGCCGCGCGTGCTTGGCGCCATCTATCCGAGATAG
- a CDS encoding M23 family metallopeptidase has protein sequence MWSSLREVFARELVVLVDPTNPQHARRRKQLTVAVGTVFTLGMAAAMGVAPRNAFDDPLAPRVEQALRMPDVRQQLELLTETDEQSVYVRQERMQRGDTIATLLRRLGVDDPDAQSFILKNPTARGLFGLNPGQTVQAEIDDSNLLVALQANLGGDAASSRELVVERVAPQKDGGDYTYRARIASVDNDVHYEMASGAIENNGFFKSMDAANVPDEIVSQMISIFSGVIDFHHDITRGDRFRIVYEAGFRDGAFVRNGRVVAIELINRNTLYQALWYSPTDGEPGAYYTFDGRSMKRPFLRSPVEFSRVSSGFGGRDHPLHHKWAQHKGVDFAAPTGTKVFASGEGTVEFVGQQNGYGNLIILRHAGGYSTYYAHLSGFAGLRDGQHVGQGEVIGYVGSTGWATGPHLHYEFRYNDVPQNPLTTTLMEAPTLTGKSRSEFLNYTSAMLSRINMLRTYNVLTASN, from the coding sequence ATGTGGTCTAGTCTCCGCGAAGTTTTCGCGCGCGAGCTGGTGGTACTCGTCGACCCTACCAATCCCCAGCACGCGCGTCGCCGCAAACAATTGACCGTCGCCGTTGGCACGGTTTTCACCCTTGGCATGGCTGCAGCCATGGGCGTTGCCCCGCGCAACGCCTTCGATGATCCGCTGGCCCCGCGCGTCGAGCAGGCCCTGCGGATGCCGGATGTGCGCCAGCAACTCGAACTGCTCACCGAAACGGACGAGCAGAGTGTCTACGTGCGTCAGGAACGAATGCAGCGCGGCGACACCATCGCCACGCTGCTGCGCCGGCTCGGCGTCGACGATCCTGATGCGCAATCGTTCATCCTCAAGAACCCGACCGCTCGTGGCCTGTTCGGCCTGAATCCCGGCCAGACGGTGCAGGCCGAGATCGACGACAGCAATCTGCTGGTCGCGCTACAGGCCAACCTGGGCGGCGACGCCGCGAGCTCTCGCGAACTCGTGGTCGAGCGCGTGGCCCCGCAGAAAGACGGCGGCGACTACACGTACAGGGCGCGTATCGCGTCGGTGGACAACGACGTGCACTACGAGATGGCCTCTGGCGCCATCGAGAACAACGGCTTCTTCAAGTCGATGGACGCGGCGAACGTACCGGACGAGATCGTCAGCCAGATGATCTCGATCTTCTCGGGGGTCATCGACTTCCACCATGACATTACCCGTGGCGACCGTTTCCGCATCGTCTACGAAGCCGGCTTCCGCGACGGCGCCTTCGTGCGCAACGGCCGCGTGGTGGCGATCGAACTGATCAACCGGAACACGCTGTACCAGGCGCTCTGGTATTCGCCCACGGACGGCGAGCCCGGGGCCTACTACACGTTCGACGGCCGCAGCATGAAGCGCCCGTTCCTGCGTTCGCCGGTGGAGTTCTCGCGCGTCTCGTCGGGCTTCGGCGGCCGCGACCATCCGTTGCATCACAAGTGGGCGCAGCACAAGGGCGTCGACTTCGCCGCCCCCACGGGCACCAAGGTGTTCGCCTCGGGCGAAGGCACGGTAGAGTTCGTGGGCCAGCAAAACGGCTACGGCAACTTGATCATCCTGCGACATGCCGGTGGCTATTCGACTTACTACGCCCACCTGTCCGGTTTTGCCGGCCTGCGTGACGGCCAGCACGTCGGCCAGGGCGAGGTAATCGGCTACGTCGGGTCCACCGGCTGGGCTACCGGGCCGCACCTGCATTACGAATTCCGCTACAACGACGTGCCTCAGAATCCGCTGACGACGACACTGATGGAAGCGCCCACGCTGACCGGCAAGTCGCGCTCGGAGTTCCTGAACTACACGAGCGCCATGCTGAGCCGGATCAACATGCTGCGCACCTACAACGTCCTGACGGCCAGTAACTGA